A window of Raineyella sp. W15-4 contains these coding sequences:
- a CDS encoding alpha-ketoglutarate-dependent dioxygenase AlkB yields MLQPTLLDSVQEPTPGPLGQGSRRLSLGEGAWVDLRLGWLAGAESLFEALLTDVDWRAERRRMYDALVDVPRLTRYYAAEDELPHPALAVCRQALSAHYRRELGEDFVTVGLCLYRDGRDSVAWHGDRTGRSATEDTMVAILALGDPRPLLLRPHGGGPSRAVPAGHGDLLVMGGSCQRTWDHCIPKTRQPVGPRISVQFRPAGVH; encoded by the coding sequence GTGTTGCAGCCGACGTTGCTCGATTCCGTCCAGGAGCCCACTCCTGGCCCGCTGGGCCAGGGCTCCCGTCGGCTGTCGCTGGGGGAGGGAGCCTGGGTCGACCTGCGCCTGGGGTGGCTGGCCGGGGCGGAATCGCTGTTCGAGGCGCTGCTGACCGACGTCGACTGGCGCGCCGAACGCCGCCGGATGTACGACGCTCTGGTGGACGTGCCGCGGCTCACCCGGTACTACGCCGCGGAGGATGAGCTCCCGCATCCGGCACTGGCGGTCTGCCGGCAGGCGCTCAGTGCCCACTACCGCCGCGAACTGGGTGAGGACTTCGTCACCGTGGGGCTGTGTCTCTATCGGGACGGACGGGACTCGGTCGCCTGGCACGGCGATCGGACCGGGCGCTCCGCCACCGAGGACACCATGGTGGCGATCCTGGCGCTGGGTGATCCCCGGCCGCTGTTGCTGCGCCCGCACGGCGGTGGCCCGTCCCGGGCCGTTCCGGCCGGCCACGGCGACCTGCTGGTGATGGGCGGCAGCTGCCAGCGCACCTGGGACCACTGCATCCCGAAGACCCGCCAGCCGGTAGGCCCGCGCATCTCGGTGCAGTTCCGTCCCGCCGGCGTCCACTGA